A stretch of the Musa acuminata AAA Group cultivar baxijiao chromosome BXJ2-7, Cavendish_Baxijiao_AAA, whole genome shotgun sequence genome encodes the following:
- the LOC135617221 gene encoding zinc finger protein MAGPIE-like, whose protein sequence is MLSLRREKLATCLKEIRRKGRMSGEAISKAFGSMQPCLDSNPPAAKKKRNLPGTPDPEAEVIALSPKTLLATNRFVCEICGKGFQRDQNLQLHRRGHNLPWKLRQRSSKEPRKRVYVCPEPTCIHHNPARALGDLTGIKKHFCRKHGEKKWKCDKCSKRYAVQSDWKAHSKTCGTREYRCDCGTLFSRRDSFITHRAFCDALAQETARVTAAFNNVESNMLQQFPMSHIKPSVVHGEADQEVKQRLALWMGHRSRTTDPLDNNTGFGDMHQVGPVSAAATLYGDLLNSSSNLHQLDQSQLSWVYGEKLPSSSNMGAITSASLPATSTVTEAETSQPLLGSLPALFSSQQRHLIAVSDTSATALLQKAAQIGVTSSIPFTGSFESPKGQNANVRDRFDGLFSSRSQPSNLENIVPNFAVSNTFDVYAARHGSPRRDDIGGETRDFLGVGVHTLSQPSINGWI, encoded by the exons ATGCTCTCGTTGCGGAGAGAAAAGTTGGCGACTTGTCTAAAGGAGATTAGAAGGAAAGGAAGGATGTCAGGAGAAGCGATCTCAAAGGCCTTCGGATCGATGCAACCGTGTCTGGACTCCAATCCTCCTGcggcaaagaagaagaggaatcttCCGGGAACACCAG ATCCTGAAGCTGAGGTGATCGCCTTGTCGCCGAAGACGCTCTTGGCCACCAACCGGTTCGTGTGCGAGATATGTGGGAAGGGCTTCCAACGCGACCAGAATCTCCAGCTCCACCGCCGCGGCCACAACCTGCCATGGAAGCTGAGGCAGAGGAGCAGCAAGGAGCCGAGGAAGCGGGTCTACGTGTGCCCCGAGCCCACCTGCATCCACCACAACCCTGCGAGGGCGCTCGGGGATCTGACGGGCATCAAGAAGCACTTCTGCAGGAAGCACggcgagaagaagtggaagtgcgACAAGTGCTCGAAGCGCTACGCGGTGCAGTCGGACTGGAAGGCGCACTCCAAGACCTGCGGCACCAGGGAGTACCGATGCGATTGCGGCACCCTTTTCTCCAG AAGAGACAGCTTCATCACTCACAGAGCTTTCTGCGATGCCTTGGCCCAAGAAACCGCGAGAGTTACAGCAGCCTTCAACAACGTGGAGTCTAACATGCTGCAGCAGTTCCCAATGTCCCATATCAAGCCCAGCGTCGTCCATGGCGAAGCCGACCAAGAGGTCAAGCAGCGGCTTGCGTTGTGGATGGGACATAGATCTCGGACCACTGATCCCTTAGATAATAACACTGGCTTCGGTGACATGCATCAAGTCGGCCCCGTGAGCGCTGCTGCAACCTTGTATGGTGATCTCCTCAACTCGTCCTCCAACCTGCACCAACTGGATCAAAGCCAGTTGAGTTGGGTTTACGGCGAAAAGCTCCCATCATCATCGAACATGGGAGCCATAACAAGTGCCTCGTTACCAGCTACAAGCACAGTGACGGAAGCTGAGACCTCGCAGCCTCTTCTCGGAAGCCTGCCTGCGTTGTTTAGCTCTCAACAGCGTCATCTGATAGCAGTATCGGATACATCTGCCACAGCGTTGTTGCAGAAGGCTGCGCAGATTGGTGTGACTTCCAGTATCCCATTCACAGGGAGCTTCGAGTCACCGAAGGGCCAAAATGCCAACGTCCGCGACAGATTTGATGGACTATTCAGTTCAAGGAGCCAACCAAGCAACCTCGAGAACATTGTGCCTAATTTTGCAGTGTCGAACACGTTTGATGTGTACGCTGCAAGGCACGGAAGCCCGCGGAGGGATGATATTGGAGGCGAGACGAGAGATTTCTTGGGTGTGGGGGTGCACACACTGTCCCAGCCATCGATTAATGGATGGATCTGA
- the LOC135617222 gene encoding ras-related protein RABA1f-like, translating into MAYKADEDYDYLFKVVLIGDSGVGKTNLLSRFSRNEFSSESKSTIGVEFATRTIRVDEKLVKAQIWDTAGQERYRAITSAYYRGAAGALVVYDVTRHITFENVERWMKELKNHTDANTVMMLLGNKADLRHIRAVSVEDAQAFAQRERAFFMETSALESMNVETAFTEVLTQIYHVVSKKVLDLGDDPSAVPKGQTINIGADDDVQAAAKKTGCCAE; encoded by the exons ATGGCGTACAAGGCGGACGAGGATTACGACTACCTGTTCAAGGTGGTGCTGATCGGAGACTCCGGGGTGGGGAAGACGAACTTGCTCTCCCGCTTCTCCCGTAACGAGTTCAGCTCCGAGTCCAAGTCCACCATCGGCGTTGAGTTCGCCACCCGCACCATCCGTGTCGACGAGAAGCTCGTCAAGGCCCAGATCTGggacaccgccggccaagaaag ATATCGAGCAATCACTAGTGCATACTACAGAGGAGCTGCCGGTGCCCTCGTCGTCTATGACGTAACTCGACATATAACCTTTGAGAATGTGGAGAGGTGGATGAAGGAACTCAAGAACCACACGGATGCAAACACCGTCATGATGCTCTTGGGCAACAAGGCTGACTTGCGTCACATAAGGGCCGTCTCAGTGGAGGACGCACAGGCCTTTGCTCAACGGGAGAGGGCTTTCTTCATGGAGACATCTGCCCTCGAGTCCATGAACGTGGAGACTGCCTTCACCGAAGTGCTGACCCAGATCTACCATGTGGTCAGCAAGAAGGTGCTTGATCTCGGTGATGATCCGTCGGCTGTGCCCAAGGGACAGACCATCAACATCGGCGCCGACGACGACGTGCAAGCTGCTGCTAAGAAAACCGGCTGTTGCGCAGAATAG
- the LOC103991683 gene encoding C2 domain-containing protein At1g53590, which yields MDITEVTIVHHIALVLLLLWVLVQLGKGHPVVFFVALLYLYKVNERYTLRLQKRLQFEERKFANQRRLLSDAESVRWLNHAIEKIWPVCMEQIASQQFLLPIIPWFLDKFKPWTARKAVMQHLYLGRNPPMFIDARVLRESSDDDHLVLELGMNFLSADDMSAKLAVQLRKRLGFGITANMHITGMHVEGKVLVGVKFLRQWPFIGRVRLCFAEPPYFQMTVKPIFGHGVDVTELPGISGWLDKLLDVAFGQTLVEPNMLVIDVEKFVLAPEEGWFTVNVKPPIGYAKLEMLEGADMKPSDFNGLSDPYVKGHLGPYRFQTKIQRKTLFPKWLEEFKIPISSWEGTNVLVLQVRDKDTIFDDILGNCSVNINDLRGGQRHDMWLSLQNVKMGRIHLAITVLEEELQKEQKDLGDEEIISKTTEPMTSRSDEKAEKLNAKEYHHHKMADEFEPINIKGQEKIGLWVHRPGSDVSQKWEPRKGRARYPDTRLHREDNGSTKSPSRSSSSRSQQSDSSSNEESADGKKPRLKIIKKGLHKLSSVFHRSPRKGSPRQCQEVVAPPPPPPNLWPIGEKRTSIKVIMPDGFDEKNGVPKLDEERCNSEISERESPGKGSSMLQTPKNFISKSSKSLKSVLSRKESDKLKEVQSPGAEDKDNSQGTNSSSDGLVDDPLVIGGLPISIAPCSHKVTVSAEDDKKDNI from the exons ATGGACATCACGGAGGTGACGATCGTGCATCACATCGCCttggtgctgctgctgctctggGTTCTCGTGCAGTTGGGCAAGGGGCACCCGGTCGTCTTCTTTGTGGCACTGTTGTATCTCTACAAG GTAAATGAACGCTATACATTGAGATTGCAGAAGCGACTGCAGTTTGAGGAAAGAAAATTTGCCAACCAGCGAAGA CTTCTCTCTGATGCAGAATCAGTCAGGTGGTTAAATCATGCTATTGAGAAGATATGGCCTGTATGCATGGAACAAATTGCATCCCAGCAATTTCTCTTGCCTATCATACCATGGTTTCTGGATAAGTTCAAGCCTTGGACAGCT CGGAAAGCCGTTATGCAGCATCTTTACTTGGGTAGGAACCCACCTATGTTTATAGATGCAAGGGTTCTTCGTGAATCATCAGATGATGATCACTTG GTTCTAGAGTTGGGAATGAATTTTCTTTCAGCAGATGATATGAGTGCAAAACTTGCGGTGCAGCTGAGGAAAAGACTGGGATTTGGGATAACAGCGAATATGCATATCACAGGCATGCATGTTGAGGGAAAG GTTTTGGTGGGAGTAAAGTTTCTTCGGCAATGGCCATTTATTGGACGAGTCAGGCTATGCTTTGCAGAGCCCCCATATTTTCAGATGACAGTAAAACCAATATTTGGACATGGAGTTGATGTTACTGAACTACCTGGAATTTCAGGATGGCTA GATAAGTTGCTCGATGTTGCATTTGGGCAGACATTGGTTGAG CCAAACATGCTGGTCATTGATGTGGAGAAATTTGTTTTGGCTCCTGAAG AAGGTTGGTTTACTGTCAATGTGAAGCCTCCTATTGGATATGCAAAATTGGAGATGTTAGAAGGGGCTGATATGAAACCATCTGATTTTAATG GACTTTCTGATCCATATGTAAAGGGACACCTTGGACCTTACAGATTCCAGACAAAGATCCAACGGAAAACATTGTTTCCAAAGTGGTTGGAGGAGTTCAAGATCCCCATCAGTTCATGGGAGGGAACCAATGTACTCGTTCTTCAAGTTCGTGATAAGGATACCATTTTTGATGACATTCTTGG AAACTGTTCTGTGAACATCAATGATCTGAGGGGTGGACAAAGGCATGACATGTGGCTGTCACTGCAAAATGTCAAAATGGGAAGGATCCACCTAGCGATTACTGTACTGGAAGAGGAATTACAGAAG GAGCAGAAAGATCTCGGTGATGAAGAAATAATATCAAAGACGACGGAACCAATGACGAGCAGGTCAGATGAAAAGGCTGAGAAACTTAACGCGAAAGAATATCATCATCATAAGATGGCTGATGAGTTTGAGCCCATTAATATTAAAGGGCAAGAAAAGATAGGATTATGGGTGCATCGTCCTGGGAGCGATGTCTCCCAAAAATGGGAGCCTCGAAAGGGGCGTGCTCGATACCCTGATACTCGACTCCATCGGGAGGACAATGGCTCCACTAAAAGCCCAAGTCGATCATCATCATCCAGGTCTCAACAAAGTGATTCTAGTAGTAACGAAGAATCTGCAGATGGAAAGAAACCCCGGCTTAAAATAATCAAAAAGGGCCTGCACAAGTTGAGTTCTGTATTCCATAGAAGTCCCAGGAAAGGAAGCCCCCGACAATGTCAGGAGGTGGttgctcctcctccaccaccacctaaCCTGTGGCCGATCGGGGAGAAGCGGACGTCGATCAAAGTCATAATGCCTGACGGTTTTGATGAAAAAAATGGAGTGCCAAAGCTGGATGAGGAGAGATGCAACTCTGAGATCAGCGAGAGAGAAAGCCCAGGCAAAGGCAGTAGTATGCTGCAGACACCGAAGAACTTCATAAGCAAATCATCCAAGAGTCTAAAGAGCGTGCTGAGCAGGAAGGAGTCCGACAAGCTAAAAGAGGTTCAGTCACCAGGAGCTGAAGACAAAGATAATTCTCAGGGAACCAACTCCTCAAGTGATGGTTTGGTGGATGATCCACTTGTTATAGGGGGATTGCCCATTAGTATTGCTCCATGTAGCCATAAGGTAACTGTCAGTGCTGAAGATGACAAGAAAGACAATATATAG
- the LOC135616123 gene encoding transcription factor bHLH149-like has product MISPSSSSASSSRKKKMKRAETKWRTAAQERIYRRRLLEALRATASGAGPRAVKEAADSALALTARGKSQWSRAILLGRCRPRRKLLLKAGGKVRRGRRRPRLAAPVPVAAAAPAGKKVRDRLRVLGRLVPGCRQLSAPSLLEEAADYVAALEMQVKAMRALADALSAASLNAAAAGEAESRVV; this is encoded by the coding sequence ATGATCTCTCCCTCTTCTTCATCGGCATCATCAtctaggaagaagaagatgaagcgaGCGGAAACCAAGTGGCGGACCGCCGCGCAGGAGCGGATCTACCGCCGTCGCCTCCTCGAAGCCCTCCGCGCCACCGCCTCGGGGGCAGGGCCGCGGGCCGTCAAGGAGGCGGCTGACTCGGCCCTCGCCCTCACCGCCCGGGGCAAGTCCCAGTGGAGCCGGGCCATCCTCCTCGGCCGCTGCCGCCCTCGCCGCAAGCTCCTCCTCAAGGCCGGCGGCAAGGTCCGCCGCGGCCGCCGACGGCCGAGGCTAGCGGCTCCGGTGCCGGTTGCGGCTGCTGCTCCGGCGGGGAAGAAGGTGAGGGACCGGCTGCGGGTGCTGGGCCGGCTGGTGCCCGGGTGCCGGCAGCTTTCGGCGCCGAGCCTTCTGGAGGAGGCGGCCGACTACGTTGCGGCGCTGGAGATGCAAGTGAAGGCGATGAGGGCGCTCGCGGACGCGCTCTCGGCGGCGTCGCTGAACGCTGCGGCCGCGGGTGAGGCCGAAAGCCGCGTGGTTTGA
- the LOC108953347 gene encoding glycosylinositol phosphorylceramide mannosyl transferase 1 isoform X1, which produces MKGGGGGGFRLFFFSSGNSRRIPLRLRQLPAGSSFKIKLLLFWCVAFALLLVLILLLLLCCRPSHYSGSSPPPGRGYTIVMNTWKRNDLLKQSVVHYASCVGVESIRIVWSEPDRPSDSLRDALWKAAKPNCKSCNGFELKFDINEEDSLNNRFKEIMDIKTDAIFSIDDDVLFPCTSVELAFSVWQSAPTAMVGFVPRMHWPDKMKENKERYRYGGWWSVWWTGTYSMVLSKAAFFHKKYLHLYTNHMPVSIRHYVTEHRNCEDIAMSFLVANVTGAPPIWVKVYCGRGDKKTAKGKRFKHSLGNARPRDKTRGRGPRLPRRTASTTERSSRSKSMSPSSPSPREPCSSLV; this is translated from the exons ATgaaaggaggaggcggaggagggtttcgcctcttcttcttctcctccggaAACAGCCGGAGGATACCTCTCAGACTCCGTCAGCTCCCCGCCGGATCCTCCTTCAAGATCAAACTCCTCCTGTTCTGGTGCGTCGCCTTCGCCCTTCTCCTCgttctcatcctcctcctcctcctttgctgCCGCCCCTCACACTATTCCGGATCGTCGCCTCCTCCCGG GAGAGGGTACACTATAGTGATGAACACATGGAAGAGAAATGACCTTCTAAAGCAATCTGTCGTTCATTATGCTTCTTGCGTCGGTGTCGAGTCTATTCGCATCGTATGGAGCGAGCCCGATCGACCTTCAGATTCCCTACGTGATGCTTTATGGAAAGCCGCAAAACCAAATTGTAAAAGCTGCAATGGCTTTGAACTAAAATTCGACATAAATGAAGAAGACAGTCTAAACAACAGATTCAAAGAAATCATGGATATAAAGACAGATGCTATCTTTTCGATTGATGATGATGTTCTATTTCCCTGCACATCTGTAGAGTTGGCTTTCAGTGTGTGGCAAAGTGCCCCTACCGCAATGGTAGGGTTTGTACCTCGCATGCATTGGCCGGATAAAATG AAAGAAAACAAGGAACGTTACAGGTATGGAGGCTGGTGGTCTGTTTGGTGGACGGGCACGTACAGTATGGTGCTCTCTAAGGCAGCATTTTTCCACAAGAAGTATCTTCATCTCTATACAAATCACATGCCTGTATCTATCCGTCATTACGTAACCGAGCACAG GAATTGTGAAGATATTGCGATGTCGTTCCTCGTTGCAAACGTAACAGGTGCTCCTCCAATATGGGTGAAAG TTTACTGCGGCAGAGGAGATAAGAAGACCGCGAAGGGGAAACGGTTCAAGCATTCCTTGGGAAAC GCGCGGCCGCGGGACAAGACGAGGGGGAGAGGCCCTCGCCTCCCAAGAAGGACCGCTTCGACGACGGAGAGATCGTCAAGATCGAAATCGATGAGTCCCTCTTCTCCTAGCCCTAGAGAACCCTGCTCTTCCCTCGT GTGA
- the LOC108953347 gene encoding glycosylinositol phosphorylceramide mannosyl transferase 1 isoform X2 — translation MKGGGGGGFRLFFFSSGNSRRIPLRLRQLPAGSSFKIKLLLFWRGYTIVMNTWKRNDLLKQSVVHYASCVGVESIRIVWSEPDRPSDSLRDALWKAAKPNCKSCNGFELKFDINEEDSLNNRFKEIMDIKTDAIFSIDDDVLFPCTSVELAFSVWQSAPTAMVGFVPRMHWPDKMKENKERYRYGGWWSVWWTGTYSMVLSKAAFFHKKYLHLYTNHMPVSIRHYVTEHRNCEDIAMSFLVANVTGAPPIWVKVYCGRGDKKTAKGKRFKHSLGNARPRDKTRGRGPRLPRRTASTTERSSRSKSMSPSSPSPREPCSSLV, via the exons ATgaaaggaggaggcggaggagggtttcgcctcttcttcttctcctccggaAACAGCCGGAGGATACCTCTCAGACTCCGTCAGCTCCCCGCCGGATCCTCCTTCAAGATCAAACTCCTCCTGTTCTG GAGAGGGTACACTATAGTGATGAACACATGGAAGAGAAATGACCTTCTAAAGCAATCTGTCGTTCATTATGCTTCTTGCGTCGGTGTCGAGTCTATTCGCATCGTATGGAGCGAGCCCGATCGACCTTCAGATTCCCTACGTGATGCTTTATGGAAAGCCGCAAAACCAAATTGTAAAAGCTGCAATGGCTTTGAACTAAAATTCGACATAAATGAAGAAGACAGTCTAAACAACAGATTCAAAGAAATCATGGATATAAAGACAGATGCTATCTTTTCGATTGATGATGATGTTCTATTTCCCTGCACATCTGTAGAGTTGGCTTTCAGTGTGTGGCAAAGTGCCCCTACCGCAATGGTAGGGTTTGTACCTCGCATGCATTGGCCGGATAAAATG AAAGAAAACAAGGAACGTTACAGGTATGGAGGCTGGTGGTCTGTTTGGTGGACGGGCACGTACAGTATGGTGCTCTCTAAGGCAGCATTTTTCCACAAGAAGTATCTTCATCTCTATACAAATCACATGCCTGTATCTATCCGTCATTACGTAACCGAGCACAG GAATTGTGAAGATATTGCGATGTCGTTCCTCGTTGCAAACGTAACAGGTGCTCCTCCAATATGGGTGAAAG TTTACTGCGGCAGAGGAGATAAGAAGACCGCGAAGGGGAAACGGTTCAAGCATTCCTTGGGAAAC GCGCGGCCGCGGGACAAGACGAGGGGGAGAGGCCCTCGCCTCCCAAGAAGGACCGCTTCGACGACGGAGAGATCGTCAAGATCGAAATCGATGAGTCCCTCTTCTCCTAGCCCTAGAGAACCCTGCTCTTCCCTCGTGTAA
- the LOC135617225 gene encoding uncharacterized protein LOC135617225: MTTARSYFSNLLSLFVLLFLHLGCFFFPCNNNAEEQPPPPKRRKVSPSSPSFLVSSNPDAKPLKSFSIRSYLSCILSFRRPRGKDQEPQLHPPGDAPVCPSTPLQSIPLSPDARAGGTQSGGDGKEHVFSGSTAKNDSFASRNDVYPCAACGEVLSKHQLLELHQATKHSLSELCEADSGYNIVRIIFQSGWKGKSPIVHRVLKIHNTTRTLAWYEEYRDAVRSRAARYAARNGGGDERCIADGNERLRFYCTTSLCSSDAGRGGDVAPAGVCGSPYCCACAIVRHGFAGKHADLDGIATHATSWGAHGALPKDLEREFAFLGARRAMLVCRVVAGRVAHGHGGGAAEGDEEEEEGKGAGFDSVMPTGLGGGGGPHDNGVGEDELLVFSPRALLPCFVIMYTT, encoded by the coding sequence ATGACGACTGCAAGATCCTACTTCAGCAACTTGCTTTCCCTCttcgtcctcctcttcctccacctggGCTGCTTTTTCTTCCCCTGCAACAACAACGCAGAGGAACAACCTCCGCCGCCCAAGAGgaggaaggtctccccttcctccCCCTCCTTTCTGGTTTCCTCCAACCCCGATGCGAAGCCCCTCAAATCCTTCTCCATCCGATCCTATCTCAGCTGCATCCTCTCCTTCCGCAGACCTCGAGGCAAGGATCAAGAACCGCAGCTGCACCCGCCCGGCGATGCACCCGTTTGCCCTTCCACCCCTCTCCAATCGATCCCCTTGTCGCCTGATGCCAGAGCCGGCGGCACGCAATCCGGTGGGGACGGGAAGGAACATGTCTTCTCCGGGTCCACCGCCAAGAACGACTCGTTCGCCTCCAGAAACGACGTCTATCCGTGCGCGGCATGCGGTGAGGTGCTGAGCAAGCATCAGCTCCTCGAGCTTCACCAGGCCACGAAGCACTCCCTCTCCGAGCTCTGCGAGGCCGACTCGGGCTACAACATCGTCCGCATCATCTTCCAGTCGGGGTGGAAGGGGAAGTCGCCCATCGTCCACCGGGTCCTGAAGATCCACAACACGACCCGCACCCTCGCGTGGTACGAGGAGTACCGCGATGCAGTTCGGTCGAGAGCGGCACGTTACGCGGCGAGGAACGGCGGCGGCGACGAGCGCTGCATCGCGGACGGGAACGAGCGGCTGAGGTTCTACTGTACCACGAGCCTCTGCTCGTCGGACGCGGGGCGGGGCGGGGACGTGGCGCCGGCGGGCGTGTGCGGGAGCCCGTACTGCTGCGCTTGCGCCATCGTGAGGCACGGGTTCGCGGGGAAGCACGCGGACCTGGACGGGATCGCGACGCACGCCACCAGCTGGGGCGCGCACGGCGCGTTGCCGAAGGACCTGGAGCGCGAGTTCGCCTTCCTGGGCGCGCGGCGGGCGATGCTGGTGTGCCGCGTCGTGGCCGGGCGTGTGGCCCACGGGCACGGCGGCGGGGCAGCGGAAGGggatgaagaggaggaggaggggaagggggCGGGGTTCGACTCGGTGATGCCGACGGGGCTGGGCGGCGGCGGAGGGCCCCACGACAACGGTGTCGGTGAGGATGAGCTGTTGGTGTTCAGCCCGAGGGCGCTACTGCCGTGCTTCGTCATCATGTACACCACATGA
- the LOC135617224 gene encoding protein ENDOPLASMIC RETICULUM-ARRESTED PEN3-like: MEGRDFSHVTLASQPNARVVLDVGGKLFETTVATLQSGGPDSLLAALCLRANPDSDEEPSPVFIDRDPEIFSTLLSLLRSGRLPSSVLSRFSNQDLLEEALYYGVEARLRSALSPPPLVGFDATLVATLRPASDAFPTALSAGSEDGSVWIAHGGQISAYDWSLADTGTVRTHLDEITALQRVWPEVAAAGSLDSPGLHFYDVSGGRHVGSVHWSDPGDHRVYKARVTAIAAGWSGPDDPVYAAFECPHPENCILAVDPATLLPTAAIGRQSGSAAKAAAPGRLVHVRERGLVFAAAVSAGAFGYAGYMRLWDPRSGEAVWETNEPGAGSSSRRFGDSFADADVDREGSAIYKVCWRSGDVAVADMRRLGEDPWVYLEERSAAAGMRSAGEGANSVLRCYKNQVFVGREAGLEVWSQIMDKEGGRRRSERETEAAVCENAFRRIFVDKEEDARRGLIKAMEGGGDRLFLSREGVEGVEVWESSDLSRAISLV, from the coding sequence ATGGAAGGAAGGGATTTCAGTCATGTCACCCTGGCCTCGCAACCGAACGCTCGCGTCGTCCTCGACGTCGGCGGCAAGCTCTTCGAGACCACCGTGGCCACTCTCCAATCCGGCGGGCCCGACTCCCTTCTCGCGGCCCTCTGCCTCCGCGCCAACCCTGACTCCGACGAAGAACCCTCACCCGTTTTCATCGACCGAGATCCCGAGATATTCTCcaccctcctctccctcctccgcTCCGGTCGCCTCCCCTCCTCTGTCCTCAGCCGCTTCTCCAACCAGGACCTCCTCGAAGAGGCCCTCTACTACGGCGTCGAGGCCCGCCTCCGGTCGGCTCTGTCCCCGCCGCCACTGGTCGGTTTCGATGCCACCCTGGTCGCCACCCTCCGCCCCGCATCCGACGCCTTCCCCACCGCACTGTCCGCAGGATCCGAGGACGGATCCGTCTGGATCGCCCATGGCGGCCAGATCTCCGCCTACGATTGGAGCCTCGCCGACACCGGGACCGTGCGGACGCATCTGGACGAGATCACGGCCCTCCAGCGCGTGTGGCCAGAGGTCGCCGCGGCCGGCTCGCTGGACTCCCCAGGTCTCCACTTCTACGACGTCTCCGGCGGTCGCCATGTAGGATCCGTCCACTGGTCCGACCCGGGCGATCACCGGGTGTACAAGGCCAGGGTGACCGCGATCGCTGCCGGGTGGTCCGGCCCCGACGACCCGGTGTACGCGGCGTTCGAGTGCCCTCACCCGGAGAACTGCATCCTAGCGGTCGATCCGGCGACGCTGCTACCGACGGCGGCGATCGGGCGGCAGAGTGGGAGCgcagcgaaggcggcggcgccgggGCGGCTGGTGCACGTGCGAGAGCGAGGGCTGGTCTTCGCGGCGGCCGTGAGCGCGGGAGCGTTCGGGTACGCCGGCTACATGCGGCTCTGGGACCCGCGGTCCGGGGAGGCGGTGTGGGAGACGAACGAGCCCGGAGCGGGGAGCAGCAGCCGGCGGTTCGGGGACTCGTTCGCGGACGCCGACGTGGACCGGGAGGGCTCGGCCATCTACAAGGTTTGCTGGCGGTCGGGGGACGTGGCAGTAGCGGACATGCGGCGGCTGGGGGAGGACCCTTGGGTGTACCTGGAGGAGCGGAGCGCCGCCGCCGGGATGAGGAGCGCCGGGGAAGGGGCCAACAGCGTGCTCCGCTGCTACAAGAACCAGGTGTTCGTGGGCAGGGAAGCGGGACTGGAGGTGTGGTCGCAGATAATGGATAAAGAAGGAGGACGACGACGGAGCGAACGGGAGACGGAGGCAGCTGTTTGCGAGAATGCGTTCCGCAGGATCTTTGTGGACAAGGAGGAAGACGCGAGGCGAGGGCTCATCAAAGCGATGGAAGGAGGTGGGGATCGTCTTTTCCTGAGCAGGGAAGGGGTGGAAGGTGTCGAGGTGTGGGAGAGCTCCGATCTTTCCAGGGCCATCTCTCTCGTGTAG